The Flammeovirgaceae bacterium genome contains a region encoding:
- a CDS encoding endonuclease MutS2, producing the protein MLHPGDIERKLGFDQIREKLKAHCLCTLGTSAVDAMTFLASSVPISRMLKENWEFRQLLDRCDDFPSNHYFDPTSLLATAAVDGAWLEPADFLRIKQSLETIVACIAYLHKQKDDFPALFNLALPVIVDPGIITEINRTIDDEGQVKDSASDELKNTRKLLREARTRLRTQIEKAYRLAVAEQWVPEGGLPAIRQGRLTIPVLAEYKRKLKGYILDESATGQTVYIEPVEAIEANNEIRDLEHAAQREVIRILKSLTSELRSRMDELNNAYRFLGYIDFTRARAKFSIAIDAVLPVVKDEPILQWMEARHPLLQFTLAGKRSVVPLTINLTDADRMLLISGPNAGGKSVCLKTVGLLQYMLQCGLLIPVSADSTAGIFNDMFIDIGDQQSIENDLSTYSSHLKNLAFFIKHSGPQSLVLLDELGSGTDPNFGGAIAEAVLETLLSKKVWAVATTHYYNLKLFAGNHPGIRNGAMRFDEQNLTPLFILDIGKPGSSFALEVARKTGLPEEVLERAGQLVGNDLLGFDQIVRNIEKEKQELAEKLKQLTVQQEQLEESISKYKDLHANLEQRKKDILDRAKQEAAALLQQTNREIEKTIRHIRENQAQRSETVRVRKNLQQLEKKVGRDSSQLSSAPLIIIKPGDMVSIIGQEGAGTVLSIKGKHAMVQFGELKSKVPIVKLQKAGRKSLKNVSSESGKPATGGLKLYEKQATFNPLLDVRGKRAEEVIRVLEEFLDTAVLLGYRELKILHGKGEGVLRAVVRNELKKSNHIESFADEHVDRGGAGVTVVVLK; encoded by the coding sequence ATGCTGCACCCCGGTGACATTGAACGGAAACTCGGGTTCGATCAAATCCGGGAAAAGCTAAAGGCCCACTGCTTATGCACACTCGGCACTTCGGCCGTAGATGCAATGACTTTTCTGGCATCATCGGTGCCTATTAGCCGGATGCTGAAGGAAAATTGGGAATTCAGGCAATTGCTTGACCGTTGCGATGACTTTCCTTCAAATCATTACTTTGATCCGACTTCGCTGCTGGCAACCGCTGCCGTTGACGGTGCCTGGCTTGAGCCGGCCGATTTTCTGCGAATCAAACAATCGCTCGAAACCATTGTAGCGTGTATTGCTTATTTACACAAGCAAAAAGATGATTTTCCGGCCTTGTTTAATCTAGCCTTACCCGTTATTGTTGATCCGGGAATCATAACGGAGATTAACCGCACTATTGATGATGAAGGCCAGGTAAAAGATTCGGCTTCGGATGAGTTGAAGAATACCCGTAAACTTCTTCGTGAGGCACGGACCAGGCTGCGCACACAAATTGAAAAAGCGTACCGGTTGGCGGTTGCCGAGCAGTGGGTGCCTGAAGGCGGGCTTCCCGCCATCCGGCAAGGCAGGTTGACCATACCCGTATTGGCAGAGTACAAACGAAAATTGAAGGGGTACATCCTTGATGAATCGGCCACCGGACAAACGGTGTACATTGAGCCGGTAGAGGCCATTGAAGCAAACAATGAAATCCGCGACCTGGAGCATGCCGCCCAGCGTGAGGTGATCCGTATTTTAAAAAGCCTGACCAGTGAACTGCGCAGTCGCATGGATGAACTTAACAACGCTTACCGGTTTCTTGGTTACATTGATTTTACACGGGCCCGTGCAAAATTTTCTATTGCCATTGATGCTGTGTTACCCGTTGTAAAGGATGAACCCATACTGCAGTGGATGGAAGCGCGGCATCCGCTGCTTCAGTTTACGTTGGCAGGCAAACGCAGCGTAGTACCGCTTACTATTAACCTTACTGATGCAGACCGCATGCTGCTCATCAGCGGGCCCAATGCCGGAGGTAAATCGGTGTGCCTGAAAACCGTTGGGTTATTGCAATACATGCTTCAATGCGGCTTGCTGATTCCGGTATCGGCCGATTCAACGGCTGGTATTTTTAACGATATGTTTATTGATATTGGCGATCAGCAATCGATTGAAAATGACTTGAGTACTTACAGCAGCCACCTGAAGAACCTGGCGTTTTTTATCAAACACTCCGGACCGCAGTCGCTTGTTTTGCTTGATGAACTGGGTTCCGGTACTGATCCGAATTTCGGAGGCGCTATTGCTGAAGCTGTGCTTGAAACGCTGCTGAGTAAAAAGGTGTGGGCGGTGGCAACCACGCATTATTATAACCTGAAATTATTTGCGGGTAATCATCCCGGCATCCGTAACGGGGCTATGCGGTTTGATGAACAAAATCTGACTCCGCTGTTCATTCTTGATATTGGTAAGCCGGGCAGTTCGTTTGCATTGGAGGTTGCCCGTAAAACCGGTTTGCCCGAAGAGGTGCTGGAAAGGGCCGGACAATTAGTAGGCAACGATTTACTGGGTTTCGATCAGATCGTTCGAAACATAGAGAAAGAAAAGCAGGAGTTGGCAGAAAAACTAAAGCAACTTACCGTGCAACAAGAACAACTGGAAGAGTCCATCAGTAAATACAAAGACTTACACGCCAATCTTGAACAGCGCAAAAAGGATATACTGGACCGGGCAAAGCAGGAGGCGGCTGCGTTATTGCAGCAAACCAACCGTGAAATTGAGAAAACCATCCGGCACATTCGCGAAAACCAGGCCCAGCGCAGCGAGACTGTTAGAGTTCGAAAGAATCTTCAGCAGTTAGAAAAAAAAGTTGGCCGTGATAGCAGCCAGCTATCATCAGCTCCTTTGATAATAATTAAGCCGGGCGATATGGTTTCAATTATCGGGCAGGAGGGTGCAGGCACGGTGCTGTCAATTAAAGGCAAACATGCCATGGTTCAGTTTGGTGAATTGAAGTCGAAGGTACCGATAGTTAAACTTCAGAAGGCAGGTCGGAAATCGTTAAAGAATGTTTCGTCCGAATCGGGCAAACCGGCAACAGGTGGGTTAAAACTTTATGAGAAGCAGGCAACATTTAACCCTTTGCTGGATGTTCGTGGCAAACGGGCTGAAGAGGTAATACGGGTACTGGAGGAATTTTTGGATACCGCAGTGTTGCTGGGTTACCGCGAATTAAAAATCCTCCATGGTAAAGGCGAGGGAGTATTGCGTGCGGTGGTGCGTAATGAATTAAAAAAAAGCAACCATATTGAGTCTTTTGCAGACGAACATGTTGATCGGGGTGGTGCGGGGGTTACGGTGGTGGTGCTTAAATAA
- a CDS encoding ABC transporter ATP-binding protein, with product MAQPIDTQLNSNAQLTIRATNLGKKFTTGWLFRNFNYTFISGNIYAVTGPNGSGKSTLLQMLWGQLPSTEGTIAYETDKKILELDTLFNKVAIAAPYMDLIDEFTLAEMVDFHFRLKSVWPGYSAQQVIRAMYLEEAAAKPIGNFSSGMKQRLKLGLAFYTDAPVIFLDEPGTNLDDQAFQWYLDLLKKQAANRVVLIASNNKKEYPENTQMISIMDYKSVNC from the coding sequence ATGGCGCAGCCGATTGATACACAACTGAACTCCAATGCCCAACTAACCATACGGGCAACTAACCTGGGAAAAAAATTTACGACCGGCTGGCTTTTCAGAAATTTTAACTACACGTTCATTTCCGGTAATATTTATGCCGTAACCGGCCCCAATGGCTCAGGTAAATCCACCTTGTTGCAGATGCTGTGGGGACAACTACCTTCAACCGAAGGAACCATAGCGTATGAAACTGATAAAAAAATCCTTGAACTGGATACGCTATTTAATAAGGTGGCTATTGCAGCACCGTACATGGATTTGATTGATGAATTTACACTGGCCGAAATGGTTGACTTCCATTTCAGATTAAAATCAGTATGGCCGGGTTATTCGGCTCAGCAAGTGATAAGAGCGATGTACCTTGAAGAAGCTGCAGCAAAACCCATCGGCAATTTTTCATCCGGCATGAAGCAACGCCTGAAACTGGGGCTGGCTTTCTATACCGATGCTCCGGTTATTTTTCTGGATGAACCGGGTACCAACCTGGATGACCAGGCTTTTCAATGGTACCTTGACCTGCTTAAAAAACAGGCGGCAAACAGGGTTGTACTTATTGCTTCCAACAACAAAAAAGAATATCCTGAAAACACACAGATGATTTCCATAATGGACTATAAATCAGTAAACTGCTAA
- the lpxA gene encoding acyl-ACP--UDP-N-acetylglucosamine O-acyltransferase yields the protein MSHHPLANVHPEAKIGNNVTIEAFATIQRDVVIDDGCWIGPNAILWDGARLGKNVKVYPGASVSSIPQDLKFAGEKTETHIGDNTVIREYVTISRGTTDKMKTVIGKNCLLMAYVHVAHDCIIGNHCILVNSVQVAGHVTIDDWAIIGGASALHQFVKVGAHVMVSGGSLVRKDVPPYTKAAREPLAYAGVNSVGLRRRGFSSEKISEIQEIYRYIFLKGLNNLKALDVVRQSVPESTERDYIINFIQSSERGIMKGYGAAD from the coding sequence ATGAGCCACCACCCGCTAGCCAACGTTCACCCCGAAGCCAAAATCGGCAACAATGTAACCATTGAAGCATTTGCCACCATCCAGCGCGATGTAGTAATTGATGACGGATGCTGGATTGGCCCGAACGCTATCCTGTGGGATGGTGCCCGCCTTGGCAAAAATGTTAAAGTCTATCCGGGGGCATCTGTCTCATCTATCCCCCAGGATCTGAAGTTTGCAGGAGAAAAAACCGAAACCCATATTGGCGATAATACCGTTATCCGGGAGTATGTTACCATCAGCCGGGGCACCACCGATAAAATGAAAACCGTTATCGGAAAAAACTGCCTGCTCATGGCGTATGTTCATGTAGCCCACGATTGCATTATCGGTAATCATTGCATCCTGGTTAACTCCGTTCAGGTTGCCGGCCACGTTACCATTGACGACTGGGCGATAATTGGCGGAGCAAGTGCCTTGCACCAGTTTGTAAAAGTGGGTGCGCACGTAATGGTTTCCGGTGGATCGCTTGTGCGAAAGGATGTTCCGCCTTACACCAAGGCTGCACGCGAACCATTGGCTTATGCCGGTGTAAACTCCGTTGGACTTCGCAGGCGGGGTTTCTCCTCTGAAAAAATTTCTGAGATTCAGGAGATTTATCGTTACATATTCCTGAAAGGCCTCAACAACCTGAAAGCACTTGATGTAGTGAGGCAATCCGTTCCGGAAAGCACAGAGCGTGACTACATCATTAACTTTATTCAAAGTTCTGAACGCGGTATCATGAAAGGCTATGGCGCAGCCGATTGA
- a CDS encoding bifunctional UDP-3-O-[3-hydroxymyristoyl] N-acetylglucosamine deacetylase/3-hydroxyacyl-ACP dehydratase, whose protein sequence is MNIKQQTIHKSVTLSGVGLHTGAKTNMTFVPAKPNHGIKFQRVDLPGAPFINADCDNVVDVSRGTTIEQSGARVSTIEHTLAALVGLEIDNVIIQLDGPECPIMDGSSIQFIDILKEAGTEEQNAIRDFFEVQEPVFYREAARNVEIAALPLDDYRVTVMIDYNSPVLGSQHASLNDIRQFEKEIASCRTFCFLHELEMLYKNNLIRGGDLNNAIVIVDRVVKDDELDNIAKMLNKPKVEVRHEGILNNVDLRYKNEPARHKLLDVVGDLALAGRPLKAQVLAARPGHAANVAFAKKLKKAMSEADKVGRPKYNPNLPPVMDINKIAQILPHRYPFLLIDKIIYLDNESVAGVKNVTMNEHFFLGHFPGNPVFPGVLQVEAMAQIGGILVLNTVPDPENYWTYFLGIENFRFRKMVLPGDTMVIQCDLVAPIKRGIAKMYGRAFVGNTLVCEGTMTASIVRKDA, encoded by the coding sequence TTGAATATCAAGCAGCAAACCATTCATAAATCGGTTACGCTTTCGGGTGTTGGCCTGCATACCGGTGCCAAAACCAATATGACGTTCGTACCGGCCAAGCCAAATCACGGCATCAAATTTCAGCGGGTTGACCTGCCGGGGGCACCGTTTATCAATGCCGATTGCGATAACGTGGTGGATGTTTCGCGGGGAACAACAATCGAACAAAGCGGTGCACGCGTAAGCACCATTGAACATACGTTGGCAGCACTTGTAGGCCTTGAAATTGATAATGTAATAATTCAACTGGACGGCCCGGAATGCCCGATCATGGATGGCAGTTCTATTCAGTTTATCGACATACTGAAAGAAGCTGGAACAGAGGAACAGAATGCCATCCGTGATTTCTTCGAAGTACAGGAGCCCGTTTTCTATCGTGAAGCCGCACGCAATGTAGAAATTGCCGCACTGCCGCTGGACGACTACCGGGTTACCGTAATGATCGACTACAACTCACCCGTATTGGGCAGCCAGCATGCTTCACTGAACGACATTCGGCAGTTCGAAAAGGAAATTGCCAGTTGCCGAACATTTTGCTTTTTACACGAATTGGAAATGCTTTACAAAAACAACCTGATCCGAGGAGGTGATTTAAATAATGCAATTGTTATTGTCGATCGGGTTGTTAAAGATGACGAACTCGATAACATTGCCAAAATGCTCAACAAACCCAAAGTTGAGGTAAGGCACGAAGGTATTTTAAACAATGTTGACCTCCGTTATAAAAATGAACCGGCACGCCACAAACTGCTCGATGTAGTGGGCGATTTGGCCCTGGCGGGGCGTCCGCTTAAAGCGCAGGTGCTGGCCGCGCGGCCGGGCCATGCCGCCAATGTTGCCTTTGCAAAAAAACTGAAGAAAGCCATGTCGGAGGCCGACAAGGTGGGAAGACCAAAGTACAACCCCAACCTTCCTCCGGTAATGGATATCAACAAGATAGCACAAATCCTTCCACACCGGTATCCGTTCCTCCTTATTGATAAAATCATCTACCTCGACAACGAAAGCGTGGCCGGTGTGAAAAATGTTACCATGAACGAGCATTTTTTCCTGGGTCACTTTCCGGGCAACCCGGTATTTCCGGGAGTTCTTCAGGTTGAAGCCATGGCGCAAATTGGCGGCATACTCGTTTTGAATACCGTGCCCGACCCGGAAAACTATTGGACCTACTTTTTAGGGATTGAGAATTTCCGTTTCAGAAAAATGGTTTTGCCAGGAGATACCATGGTAATTCAATGTGATTTGGTAGCGCCCATCAAGCGCGGTATTGCTAAAATGTACGGTCGTGCATTTGTTGGAAACACACTGGTGTGTGAGGGCACAATGACAGCAAGTATTGTACGCAAAGACGCATGA
- the lpxD gene encoding UDP-3-O-(3-hydroxymyristoyl)glucosamine N-acyltransferase translates to MEFTVEQIAAMLGGTIQGDGKGRITMLAKIQDAKAGQVAFLSNPKYENYIYTTGATAVIVSKQFTPRKPITTTLIQVDDPYISFTVLLEEYHKLISFQKSGIEEPSYIGKDSQTGKAIYRGAFSYIGNNVRVGDNVKIYPHVFVGDNVQIGNNVILHPNVKLYAGTRIGNNCVIHSGTVIGSDGFGFAPQADGSYKTIPQLGNVVIEDDVVIGANTVIDCATLFGDSTVIRKGVKLDNLIQIAHNVEIGKNTVIAAQAGISGSTKVGENNMIAGQVGIAGHLVIANNTHIGAQSGISKSIKEEGQRILGYPAFDIKEYFRAYTVFKKLPSISYRLKQLEDRIYGNSQEQESRTVSESAG, encoded by the coding sequence ATGGAATTTACAGTTGAACAGATTGCCGCCATGCTGGGCGGTACCATACAAGGCGATGGTAAAGGCCGCATTACTATGCTGGCTAAAATTCAGGATGCCAAAGCCGGACAGGTTGCTTTTCTGTCGAACCCCAAGTACGAAAACTACATCTACACCACGGGGGCAACCGCAGTCATTGTCAGTAAACAATTTACCCCGCGCAAACCGATTACAACCACACTTATCCAGGTCGATGATCCGTATATCAGTTTTACTGTTTTACTGGAGGAATACCACAAACTGATTAGTTTTCAGAAATCGGGAATTGAAGAACCAAGCTATATCGGCAAAGATTCACAAACCGGCAAAGCCATTTACCGGGGGGCGTTCTCGTATATCGGCAACAATGTAAGGGTTGGTGACAACGTTAAGATTTATCCCCATGTATTTGTTGGCGATAATGTACAAATCGGAAACAACGTAATCTTACACCCAAATGTGAAACTCTATGCCGGCACGCGCATTGGCAATAATTGCGTAATTCATTCGGGCACGGTTATCGGAAGCGATGGGTTTGGTTTTGCACCGCAAGCCGATGGATCATACAAAACCATTCCGCAACTGGGCAACGTGGTAATTGAAGATGACGTGGTGATTGGTGCTAACACAGTAATTGATTGCGCCACCTTGTTTGGCGATTCAACCGTTATCCGCAAAGGCGTTAAACTAGACAACCTCATCCAGATTGCCCACAATGTTGAAATCGGCAAGAACACCGTTATTGCCGCGCAGGCGGGAATATCCGGCTCTACCAAAGTAGGCGAAAACAATATGATAGCCGGCCAGGTGGGCATTGCCGGCCATCTGGTTATTGCCAATAACACCCACATTGGTGCCCAGTCCGGCATCTCAAAATCCATTAAAGAAGAAGGCCAGCGCATACTGGGCTATCCGGCATTCGATATAAAAGAGTATTTCAGGGCTTACACGGTATTTAAAAAATTACCGAGCATCAGCTACCGGCTTAAACAACTTGAAGATCGCATTTACGGCAACAGCCAGGAGCAGGAGTCGCGCACCGTATCTGAATCAGCCGGATAA
- a CDS encoding HD domain-containing protein — translation MNKKKIINDPVYGFIRIRSELVYDIIEHPWFQRLRHIKQLGLTDLVYPGAQHTRFQHALGALHLMGRVLDTLRLKGVSVSDDEFEAASIAVLLHDIGHGPLSHALEESLLPGIKHESISYLFMNELNRQFNGALDLSLKIFRNSYKRKFFNQLVSSQLDIDRLDYLNRDCFFTGVPEGTIGVDRIVEVLGVHKDQLVVEEKGIYSIENLLNARRLMYWQVYLHKTTLSAERMVVNLIRRARNLVQAGEKVTCSEALMHFLKNTASVESFKENKSTLALYGQLDDLDIWGAIKLWQNSSDLILKTLSQMLMQRKLFQIVLGNEPIRKSQLAAVREGIVSRYQVYRSDAPYLFSTGLVSNEAYTEGQKINVLMRSGELLDIAQASDLPSIKAISKIVKKNYLCWPKNVSL, via the coding sequence TTGAACAAGAAGAAGATCATTAACGACCCGGTGTACGGGTTTATCCGGATTCGAAGCGAATTGGTGTACGATATTATCGAACATCCGTGGTTTCAGCGCCTTCGCCATATTAAACAACTGGGCCTTACCGACCTGGTGTACCCTGGTGCGCAACACACCCGCTTTCAGCATGCCCTGGGTGCGCTGCACCTGATGGGACGCGTACTTGACACGCTCCGGCTTAAAGGTGTTTCTGTTTCCGATGATGAATTCGAAGCCGCTTCAATTGCTGTTTTGTTACACGATATCGGCCACGGCCCGCTGTCGCACGCCCTCGAAGAGAGCCTGCTGCCCGGTATAAAGCACGAGAGTATTTCCTACCTGTTCATGAACGAGTTGAACAGACAATTTAATGGTGCGCTTGATCTGAGCCTGAAAATCTTCAGAAACAGTTACAAACGTAAATTCTTTAACCAGCTTGTTTCGAGCCAGCTGGATATTGACCGGCTGGATTACCTGAACCGCGATTGCTTCTTTACCGGAGTACCCGAAGGCACCATTGGCGTTGACCGGATTGTGGAGGTACTGGGTGTACATAAAGATCAACTGGTAGTGGAAGAGAAAGGTATTTACAGCATCGAAAACTTATTAAATGCACGCAGGCTGATGTACTGGCAGGTGTACCTGCATAAAACCACACTAAGTGCCGAGCGGATGGTGGTGAACCTGATAAGGCGGGCGCGCAACCTGGTGCAGGCAGGCGAAAAGGTAACGTGCAGCGAAGCGTTGATGCACTTTTTAAAAAATACCGCCAGCGTAGAGTCGTTTAAAGAGAACAAATCAACACTTGCCTTATACGGCCAACTGGACGACCTGGATATATGGGGTGCCATTAAACTGTGGCAAAACTCTTCTGACTTAATTTTAAAAACGCTGTCACAAATGCTGATGCAGCGAAAACTTTTTCAGATCGTACTGGGCAACGAGCCCATTCGGAAATCACAACTTGCCGCTGTTCGCGAAGGTATTGTGAGCCGGTATCAAGTATACCGGTCGGATGCGCCCTACCTGTTTTCTACGGGCCTGGTGAGCAACGAAGCCTATACCGAAGGGCAGAAAATAAATGTACTGATGCGGTCGGGCGAATTGCTGGACATTGCTCAGGCATCCGATTTACCGAGCATCAAGGCCATCAGTAAAATCGTTAAAAAAAACTACCTCTGCTGGCCTAAAAATGTATCTTTGTAA
- a CDS encoding PglZ domain-containing protein — protein MQRYSILWADDEIDLLKPHILFMEQRGYDITPVNNGSDAVELCETKHFDVVFLDEHMPGLSGLEALSQIKASKPNLPVVMITKNEEEQIMEEAIGSKIADYLIKPLNPSQILLSVKKILDNKRLVIEKANLSYQQEFRKISMELLDDMNHEAWAEIYKKLVHWELQLDQDDNRDMAEVLESQKTEANAGFAKFVIRNYEKWLNDPNADKPLLSHQLMKRKVFPEIGKGKPVFVILIDNLRLDQWRMIEPVVAEHFTITNEATYYSILPTTTAYSRNAIFSGMLPAEMAKSHPEIWVGEDEEEGKNNFEDEFLEKQLRKNNLNIRYSYHKIKILEEGKALADSVNNLFQNDLNVIVYNFVDMLSHARTDMAMIRELAPDESAYRSITKSWFIHSPLLDIMKEIAAKPARIIITTDHGTIRVKRPFKIVGDRSVNSNLRYKQGKNLGFEGDKIMHAAKPERLYLPKVNVSTSYVFAIEDQFFAYPNNYNYYVNFYKDTFQHGGVSLEEMIIPIIFLNSKNAAG, from the coding sequence ATGCAAAGATACAGCATTTTGTGGGCTGATGATGAGATTGATTTGTTAAAGCCGCACATCCTGTTCATGGAACAGCGCGGGTATGACATTACCCCGGTCAATAACGGTTCGGATGCGGTGGAGTTGTGTGAAACAAAACACTTTGATGTGGTTTTTCTGGATGAGCATATGCCCGGACTTTCCGGTTTGGAGGCTCTCAGCCAGATCAAGGCAAGTAAACCCAATCTTCCGGTAGTGATGATTACAAAGAATGAAGAAGAACAAATTATGGAAGAGGCCATCGGGTCCAAGATTGCAGATTACCTCATCAAGCCGCTTAACCCTAGCCAGATATTACTGTCGGTTAAAAAAATTCTAGACAACAAGCGGCTGGTGATTGAAAAGGCCAACCTCTCTTATCAGCAGGAGTTCCGAAAAATCAGTATGGAGTTGCTGGACGACATGAACCACGAGGCCTGGGCCGAGATTTATAAAAAACTGGTGCACTGGGAACTGCAGCTTGACCAGGACGATAACCGCGACATGGCCGAAGTGCTTGAGTCACAAAAAACCGAAGCCAATGCCGGCTTTGCCAAATTTGTGATCAGGAATTATGAAAAATGGCTGAACGACCCCAATGCCGATAAGCCGTTGCTGTCGCACCAGCTGATGAAGCGAAAGGTTTTCCCGGAAATTGGCAAGGGTAAGCCGGTCTTCGTAATCCTGATTGATAACCTCAGGCTTGACCAGTGGAGAATGATTGAGCCGGTGGTTGCTGAGCATTTTACAATTACTAACGAGGCAACCTACTATTCTATATTGCCCACTACCACCGCCTACTCGCGTAATGCCATCTTTTCCGGTATGCTGCCGGCCGAGATGGCCAAGAGTCACCCGGAAATTTGGGTGGGCGAAGACGAAGAAGAAGGAAAGAATAATTTTGAAGACGAGTTCCTCGAAAAACAATTGCGCAAGAATAACCTGAACATCCGGTACTCCTACCACAAAATCAAAATTCTCGAAGAGGGTAAGGCGCTGGCTGATTCAGTAAACAATTTGTTTCAAAATGATCTGAATGTTATCGTTTACAATTTCGTTGACATGCTCTCGCATGCCCGTACCGACATGGCCATGATACGAGAGCTCGCACCCGATGAATCGGCTTACCGTTCCATCACCAAATCATGGTTTATCCATTCGCCCCTGCTCGACATTATGAAGGAAATTGCCGCTAAGCCGGCCCGGATAATCATCACCACCGACCACGGCACCATCCGGGTGAAGCGCCCTTTTAAAATTGTGGGCGATCGGAGCGTTAATTCAAACCTCCGTTATAAACAGGGTAAAAACCTGGGCTTTGAAGGCGATAAGATTATGCATGCCGCCAAACCCGAACGCCTTTACCTACCGAAGGTAAATGTCTCTACCTCGTATGTTTTTGCCATCGAAGATCAATTCTTTGCGTACCCCAATAACTATAACTACTATGTTAATTTTTATAAAGACACCTTCCAGCATGGCGGGGTAAGCTTGGAAGAGATGATAATCCCTATTATTTTCTTAAATTCGAAAAATGCGGCCGGTTGA
- the tsaE gene encoding tRNA (adenosine(37)-N6)-threonylcarbamoyltransferase complex ATPase subunit type 1 TsaE, which produces MRPVEKTLVFRNIKLADLDRVAKAVLQAAREWRVFTFTGELGTGKTTFIKAMGNVLGVVSVMSSPTFSIVNEYELKDGTRFLHFDFYRIASEAEAAELGVEEYFDSGDYCFIEWPDRITSLLPDRYVNIRIAVQPDNQRQLEFSIHGGEKKERI; this is translated from the coding sequence ATGCGGCCGGTTGAAAAGACGCTGGTTTTCAGAAATATAAAATTGGCTGATTTAGACCGGGTTGCCAAAGCGGTGTTGCAGGCTGCCAGAGAGTGGCGTGTTTTTACCTTTACCGGTGAGTTGGGTACAGGTAAAACAACATTTATCAAAGCCATGGGTAACGTGCTTGGCGTAGTAAGTGTGATGAGCAGTCCCACGTTTTCGATTGTTAACGAGTATGAACTGAAAGATGGAACGCGTTTTTTGCATTTCGATTTTTATCGGATTGCATCGGAAGCCGAGGCAGCAGAACTAGGCGTAGAGGAATATTTTGATTCGGGCGATTACTGTTTTATAGAATGGCCCGACCGGATTACCTCGTTACTGCCGGATCGCTATGTTAACATAAGGATTGCCGTGCAGCCGGATAACCAACGACAACTGGAATTTTCAATTCATGGCGGAGAAAAAAAAGAGCGGATTTGA